GCAGGTGGCAAAAAAAATGGTTTATTATATGATGAGAATGGGAAAACGGAACAAAAAGGTAGCCCTCAAGTGATAAGTGTTGTGCATACCAAGGCTGAAGAGCTAAACCATAAAGTTGTAGCTCCGCCGAATGGCTTTGACGTGTTAGTGAGTGAGTGGATGGGATATTGCCTATTGTATGAATCCATGCTCAGTTCAGTTATATATGCACGTGCCCATTTCCTAAAACCTGGTGGTGCTATTCTACCGGATACTGCAACAATTGTAAGTTTGTAGCAATGCTTGCCTATATTGTTTGTCTCTGGTTTCTATAGTTAATAACTTGTTTCTTCTGTTCCATAGCTTGGTGCTGGTTTTGGGAGGGGTGGAACTAGCTTGCCATTTTGGGGAAATGTGTATGGCTTTGATATGTCATGTATTGGCAAAGAAGTAACAGGGAGTTCGGCTCGATTTCCTGTAATTGATGTACTTGATTCTAAGGATATTGTGACAGATACTGCTGTACTCCATGTAAGTCCTAGGAACTCTGAATACTTATTTCACTTCTCAATCTTCCTCATTTTTGCTGAAGATGATTGCTATATGGAGCTAAAGAAGTTAGTTTTTGATAGACTTATGGATATAAATTCTATATTTCACTACTCAGTGTAATTCACAGAGTCAATGTACTCAAAGGCTCCTGATAAAAAATAAATGTACCAAAGAATCAATAATTACAATATTTGATCCACTGTGCTCAGATGTCCTAACAATGCAGGTATTTGTGATCTAACATCTTGGTTTCCTTATTCTATATGCAGTATTTTGATCTGGCAACTATGAAGGAAAGTGAAATGGATTTCACCGCGAGCTTGGAGCTAAGGCTTCCTGAAAGTGGTGCAGCTGCTATACCAGGAGTAACCTGGTGCCATGGCATTGTCTTGTGGTTTGACACTGGCTTCACCGACAGATTCTGCAAGGACAAGCCTGTGGACCTGTCCACCTCTCCTTTCTCCACACCAACTCACTGGTCGCAAACAATCTTCACCTTTGAAGAGCCCATAGCGATTACAAATGGGAAATCAGTCGTTGGCTCATCTGCATCAGTTGGCTCAGCGGAGTGCCCAGCTGCCTCGATCAGATCGCGCATCAGCACCGTGAGGGCCTCTGAGCACCGCAGCATAGACATATGTCAATCGTAACCACGGGAATCAGCTCCGATGGCCGGAAGCGCAGCTGGCCAGCTCAGATCTTCAACCTTTGAGCCAAGTGCTGCCCTTGTGATGAAatttttcccttgcccttttccACTGTTGGAGCTGTTCGGTCACCCACAACGATTCTTCGTATCTTTAGGTTGAGTTGAAAACTTCTGTATGATGAAAGGGAGCACTTGGTCCAACTGAAGTTCAGGTGAAGATGAAAGCGGGCTGAAGGTAGACTTTTTAGTGGCCAGTGTGAGTTTGTGTCCTGTGAGATGTGTGTACCTGTGAAATGAACCCGAGCAAATTTGAATAATGATCCACCAATGTAAGATGTTCACATGATACAAGTGGAAATGTTCCACTTTCGTAGTGGGAGTACATCACCATTGCTGTTCCTTAGCTGCATAATAAACTGCAAAATGTAGGGTTTAATAGCGTTATGTGCAACTTCTTTTGTGACGAGCTTTTAAAATGAATATTCTTCTGGAACAAAAGTTTTTTAGATAATTTTTTACACAAATGAAAGACTATTGCGAGACTGAAATAAGGGTTGATGGGTATGTTCCGTCGACGCAGTCCTCTAGTAGTGTACTAGTGTGCTAAGgtcttgtacaatgcaaggtgctcgGAGAAATAAATCAGGCTTTCCTTAAACACCGGTGATTACTTGTACCGGACAGACGCTTAATTAGGCGTCTCTCTTGTAGAAATAGGCACGGTGCTTTTAAAAAAATtcggtttatttttctaaacaCCTCCCTAAGCATCTAGTATTATACAAGGCCGAAGTAAGAAGCCCCCGTAAAAAAAGGCCTAAGGAAGAAGTGGTTTGAAGCAGTTGTAGCCCTCAATGAGGAGGACCCAAGTCTGAAGGGGGCACTACCGTATGAAGATACGATCGATGTTTTGGTCACAACGTGGGCGAGGCGGAAAGCCATGCACAATAGTAGCATGAAAAGAAGGGGTACCACCAGAGATGGATTTCTACCGGAAGGAATGTATGGCCAAGCCAAGCGGACATGGTGGCCTAGAACGAAAGTAAAAAGGGAAACAAAAATATTTTACTTTCGTTCTAGGAAAAAAAATAGCATGAAGGATTAGCGTGACAAGTGAATAAAAATAATTGTTTTACGAAGATTGATTTATTCGCTTAAGTCAACAGACTAGGTCTAGGAGTCATATTCGCTCCTAGGTTTGGATGAAGTGCAGGTGAGAAAAAATATAGAACACAAATGTGCAACCTCCTACATGCTTATTTAAAAAGAGAGACTCTCACTTAAGATGAGAAACTTGATACTAAGCAACTTTTATTTGAACGAAGTTCATATTGGAAAAAATTACAGTGTACTTGTCAGTGGAGTGTGTCAAGTTGAAGCAACCAAGCGGTTCATGGGGATCTTTTATACGGTTGGCACCATCTCATACATATAACCACATAAAGTCCAAGCTCGTGTGAAAACAACAACAAACATAAAAACATCGGTTCTGATTTTCATATACCCAACcattaaaaagaaataaaagagaacaTAATTGCTATAGAGAATTACAGGTTACAGAGTTTCAGAGGTAATTAATGTTAATTAGAAAGCAAACGAACGGTTAGAAAATATCTCAACGACCTCAGACAGAAAAAATGAATCAAATGGAGGTATTTTTGCTCTGGTACGAGCGGCGGTACGGACTGGGAGCGGTCGTACCAGGACCGCTTGAAGTAAAATAGTATAACCATAAATAGTTCATTTGTATCCTCGAGAACAAGTATAACTACTCAAACATGTAAACAGGAAACATATAGGAGAGGGTCAAGTTACAAGCCGGCATCGAGCCGGAGAAGGCAgaaggcgtggtggtgatggaggcgtgGCGGCGCTGAGGGTAATGGCGATGATGATGGAACCGaccatggtggtgatggaggcggCGCCGGTGGAGATGGCACCGGCCGAAAGGTCGGTGCGCACGGTGATGGAGCCTACTCTTTTTCCCTTGGACTTGTCTCTTCTTCTATGGTGGCGGAGATGGAGCAGTGGAGATTGATCTTGGATGGTGACGGCTTGTGGAAGATGATAGAGATgagctggcggcggctagggttgaagGTGCATATATAGGACGCTTCCTCGGTCTCCTCCGTTGATGTGATGCATCTAAGGGCTCAAGGTGAGCCAAATCCTCCCCCAAACCCTCCTCATTGGCAAAGGATCGCGTGGGAACAAACAGAGACGAAATCGATGAAGAATTCTGTCTGAAAGAGCAACTTTCAGGCTGGATTTCACCTGGTTTGACTGCCGACACGCCCGCGCGGGGGCTTACTGTACGCCGATTTGTGCTCTGGACTCATCGGTAAAATAGGCGTAATTTCCTCATCCGAACTTCGTTTTTGAAATTCTTGGGCTTGTTGGAATCGTGAGAGTGACGCCGACGCGCGTGTGGTATTATATCTTGATTTGGAGCGTTCTGAAAAAATGGCTATTCCCACTCTTTGAAACGCCTAGTATAGTGCTGGAAATCCTCCATATTGAACCCATCTTTTGTCCTTTTGTCGTGCTTAGTCCTAGGTTGCTCCAAAACACCCTTAGacataagaaaacaaagaaaattaataaaaaacaaataaaaacactAATATGCAATTCTCATGATGAAAAGTGTAAAAAAGTGTAATCATGCATAATGGACACATATTTAGTTCAATGAGGCATAATATATGCAAAGGAAATGCAACAAATAAGCTCTAAAAATGCGCAGAATATAGATTTATCAGTGCTTGACCTTCACAGTCTTCGGCTCCTCCGAGAAGCAGGAGATCATCATCTTCAccgacgatgaggaggagtggCCATCGCAGCAGTTGCGCCTCCTCGTGGAGACATCGACGACAGACAAGGGGTACCATCGGCAGATTAATCGCATGATTGAGTGGTTGTTGTGCTACCGTGGTTCGCCACTGCCCTAGCCGCCACCAGCCTGCATCAAGGAGGAGATGGCGTCGCCGCTGCCCTAGCCGCCACCAGCCTGCATCAAGGAGGAGATGGTGTCGCCCCCGCGCTATTGCATCAAGGAGGAGTCTGCGTCGCTGCCTCTCCACTGTGTGAGGGCGGAGCTGCTGTCCCCCCCGTGAAACCACGGCGTCCAAATCTGATGACGCGTGACGAATGAGCCGACGTCATCGGTGCATAGACGGTATGGGTGCTTCTACCAACTGACAACGCCGTTGCGGCGCGACTGGCGTGGCAAGGCCGTGAAAGATCAGGTGTCACCGGCGATCACAAAGGCGTGTGGGTGCCTCCTCCACTAGCTGGTTGTCATGGTGATGGCGGCCCCACCTCATCGTGCAGCATCATCATGCTTGAGGAGAGGGCGACTAGGCAGGCGGCGCAGCGGGAGTGGCGCAACGCGGCACACCGCTCCGTGTTCATGAAATCCGACGCAGCATCGACATGGGTCCTCGCAGACCCTGACCTCACGGATGCCTGGGCCCGTGGTCGGTCGGTGACCACCACGGAGACGTCTACATGTCGGCTACGCCACCTCGATGGGGAGCTCGCCATGATCGGTGAGGAGTAGTTGCTCAACGACACCTTCGCCCACGCTGGCAGGGGCAATGCCAGGGCTCCCCGCTCAGGGTCGGCGTTGGCTGAGGGCCCTCCGCACGACGCAGGAGGAAGCGGAGCGACTCCTTCATGAGCGCTAGGCGATGGTCGGGCAAGGCTGCCGTGCCCCGCAACCTTCACTGTTGGAGGGACCACTCTAACAACGACACAAATGATGACGGAGGTGCCGCTGGCCGGCTACTTGTATGAGGTTAACTTCCGCTAGAAGCTAGTTTTAGTTTTTTTCAAGGTTTTTGTTAAACGGACAAAATATCGTCCATTTTATGTAAATTGTGTCCGGACTTAAATTCATGAATTTCCTCCAAATGTGTTTGTTGCAGATGGTCGTTTATGGCGTTGGATGACCGACTCATATATCATTGTCCGCAAACACATCTAGGAATAAACACGTGTCcgttttagagcatctccagcccttGTGCCCCCAGGGACGTTTTTTCGTCCGGCTGGGGCTgggccatgatacgtccattttgcatcatgttttcttactattatttacaattttttatccataataatgcttttttggagtaattctaatgccgtttctctcataatttgcaaggtacacaccaagagggagaattccggcagctgaaaatctggacctgaaaaagctacgtcaggccacctattctgcacaactccaaatgagctgaaattttacggagattttttatggattatttaagaaatattggagccaataatcaccagaggggggccactgtcggcgtcaaaactggcggatctcgggtagggggtcccgaactgtgcgtctaaggttgatggtaacaggagacgggggacacgatgtttacccaggttcaggccctcttgatggaggtaataccctacttcctgcttgattgctcttgatgaaatatgaagattacaagagttgatctaccacgagattgtaatggctaaaccctagatgtctagcctgtatgattatgattgcctctacggactaagccctctagtttatatagacactagaggggcctagggttgtacagagtcggtttataaaggaaggaatctacttatccgaacgccaagcttgccatccacgcgaaggagagttccatccggacacgggaagaagtcttatgTTTTGTATCTTCGTAGcctattagtccggcccatgttacatagtcagacgcccgaggaccccttaatataggactccctcagtagcccctgaaccaggcttcaatgacgatgtgtccgacgcgcagattgtcttcggcattgcaaggcgggttcctcctctgaatactccaaaacaACTTTCAAACACAGAaaaagtgtccggctctgcaaaacaagtaccacacacacacgcagagagtataatatttcacgagtccaatctactgacaacttttgtagcataACATCACGaccctgcccggtcattatttcaaaccgtttttagcctcccgctccacgtttcaagatgcggttttattggcacgttttgtcgaagcagagatcatgtccccttattgcgggattctcatcaatacgggcgtgggtaatccaactgcTCCGTTGGcacgattccttgggaataggcaagtttaaaggcccatgaggaggcgtttgatattcatcacctttataaaggggtacaaacccgtctttctcctctacggccacctcttcctcaacctttccaacctcgagctccagcaccctggTTTTAACTTAATCGTTCCAAGCCTCCCAGTCATGtctggacccagccctcaaggccgttgggtggcctcctctgtcacagaggaggatatcgcaaagctccgggcggcaagatacctgaccgcggaaatcctccacaggctcactgctaaggggcaggttattcctatacccagatccggcgagagggtcgtattcatctcccacttcctccgggggctagggttcgctctccaccccttcgttcgtggcctcatgttctattacgggctagtttcacaatctagctccggactcctttcttcacatctcggcgttcattgtcatgtgcgaggcctttctccgcattcccccacacttcggcttatggctcaagacctttaatgtgaagccgaaggtagtcgacagggagcaagcggagtgtggcggtgctatggtgagcaagctcaccaatactctttggccaaaaggctccttcacggaaacttccaacctatggcagcgggagtggttttacatcactgaaccccgtggcaccaagtgggcagctacgcctgcgttccgatctggccctccattacgactcgcatcatggattaataaggggctggactggagatcaattgatgaagtgcagacgctaCAAAGTCGTATTCGGAGCCTCCTTGAAAAGGACAATGGTCTCATCAAcgtgatccaggtaatgctagtccgccggatcctgccgtgccagcgacggcctctgcgcatgtgggagttcaatccggaaggaccacgtacccttcagcacttcttcggcacaacgcatagAGGGATGTGGAAGCTATTCTTTGGGACCCGAAAGCAGTGGCCGGATACAACCGAGGACattggcctcgactgcaaccatccggatacctcagtaagcactcgactcctgaaCACAGCTTAGTTGATTATCCCCTAACAATATACTGAGAAACCTGTCTttgaccagggctggataaagaaggcagaatgaattaggtgttcggctccacttcccgaagactctgcTGATCCTATGttgacaaggatgctggctccggcgccgTATCAAGTACCGGTGAAGGAGATCAAGGAGGAGAGAAaaaaggccaaaggtggcctccactcTAAAGGTAAACCGGACGCTATGTCCGGGGAGACTGGAACTCCCATTTCTGAAGATGAAAGGGAAGAAGAAGCTGTTATcgcttctccccatgggaagaaaaggaccgcctccgaagatttggaggtggAGGCTCCCAAGAGAGGGAAGGTGTTCCTGTCAGACGGTTCGGGTTCAGAAGACGATGTTGCCGCacagttcctccgtaaggacaagccttTCGCTGAAttgtaagtgaacaagggtattcTAGACATATCCCGTTCTTTCAGGTTACAAAGGTAACATCagaaatatatgtttgcagtccggcccgcagtcttcctcaacagtcctcctcctcgagTGATctgcttccggagatgatggaaagtgagacgcctccacaggcttcctcgccccttagggcgggcgacttcgaggtgtcgtcatggagggtctcCCCCGATCATCAAGAGGTGCCGGGGGCAATGAAGACAacgcccgaaggtgatacttcggtcgtCAAGGGTTCGGGTTGTGCAGCCCCTACGGGGACCCACAATAAAGGCCCCgtactatccggtttacagccgaagATGACTCCAGGGTCGAGTAAACATATCCCTTCAAAGGGATTTCATACTCCCGCAACCGCTTCCagtaatccggaggcgccggatacattaaTGGGCATGTTGCAAAatgcgtccatctcagaggaacatcataccttaatgggtatggtagttgagaggattcttttcgcaagaagcggattgaatgaagccttcacgggcctACTAAGAGActttgaggtatgcaatgtaatatcttAACCACTCTTTACATGTAgaatgcgcctgtgtatagatagtagcccctgagactctggtcggcttccacagggaggcgttcagaggatcaaaaagatatgctcaggaaatGACATGATTAATCTGGAAACAGGTTGTTATGTCAATGATGACTGCCCATGCTGCGGAAGTTGCAGATTTAAAGCAGAAACTTGAGTCGGCGGACGAGGACATTACTCttgttaacaggcggctcgacgaggcacaaggtatgttttggggcagTCAAGTTATGCATGTATAATAATATGAGCATGAAGCTAAGAATTATATACTGGGATATGCATAACTGCATATGGTGCTGCCGCGGTTgtgacccttcgggctgaacttgcccgggccaaggagcaagccagagtgAGCAATGTGGCTGTCAAGAAGGCAGCTGCTGAGTTAGAGGCCGAACAAGCcgctcggcgccagtgcgaggagagaatatctaccatggcgcGAGAGCTAAAGTATGCCACTGGCCAATGCCGATCACTCGagaaggagaagaaagccaaggcagccgaactcgacaaggccttacaagaggcgcgagaggcacggttcgagtcaagagcggctcgggaggagatcagGCAAGttgggagatagcggctggtaagccctttctattACAGACTAAATTTAGTGACCCGAAGTATGCCCTGcttaatcaattgtggagttctctaGATGCATTCtcggacctgccgaagagtgtcgCCAATGCGacacagttttaccaagcgcaagaaggacgtgcagtggagaagcttttctggtcacggTTCAACGTGCCAAGGCATCCGTCGTTGCTGAACAAAcaaatggcccagtgggccgagctccacaaggtgtCCGGAGCTGCCATGAAGGAAGTCGTgctccggctgtggccgactgagccaatttcgaacagttatttcg
This region of Triticum aestivum cultivar Chinese Spring chromosome 2D, IWGSC CS RefSeq v2.1, whole genome shotgun sequence genomic DNA includes:
- the LOC123049152 gene encoding probable protein arginine N-methyltransferase 3 — translated: MGYCLLYESMLSSVIYARAHFLKPGGAILPDTATILGAGFGRGGTSLPFWGNVYGFDMSCIGKEVTGSSARFPVIDVLDSKDIVTDTAVLHYFDLATMKESEMDFTASLELRLPESGAAAIPGVTWCHGIVLWFDTGFTDRFCKDKPVDLSTSPFSTPTHWSQTIFTFEEPIAITNGKSVVGSSASVGSAECPAASIRSRISTVRASEHRSIDICQS